A single Chloroflexota bacterium DNA region contains:
- a CDS encoding TIGR00725 family protein, translated as MDRRTIISVIGEGNARPRIALLAEQVGAELARRGVIVACGGLGGVMEAVCRGAKSVGGTTIGILPGDNPLSGNDYIDIPIITGMGYARNTIVAKTGAAVVAVGGAYGTLSEIGHALGDGMPVIGLETWELIRGGTPDGGPDYSIIRATDPADAAEKAIAAANQRLADIAAGKSTIPEIYDR; from the coding sequence ATGGACAGGCGGACGATTATCTCAGTCATAGGCGAAGGCAACGCGCGTCCACGCATCGCGCTTCTCGCGGAACAAGTCGGCGCGGAGTTGGCGCGGCGTGGGGTCATCGTCGCTTGCGGCGGGCTTGGCGGCGTTATGGAAGCGGTTTGCCGCGGCGCGAAGTCCGTCGGCGGCACGACAATCGGCATTCTGCCCGGCGACAATCCGTTGTCCGGCAACGACTACATCGATATCCCAATCATCACCGGCATGGGCTACGCGCGAAATACCATCGTGGCGAAGACGGGCGCGGCGGTCGTCGCAGTCGGCGGCGCATACGGCACGCTGTCCGAGATTGGGCACGCGCTCGGTGACGGCATGCCCGTCATCGGCTTGGAAACTTGGGAACTCATACGCGGCGGCACTCCGGACGGCGGACCGGACTACAGCATCATCCGCGCCACCGATCCAGCAGACGCCGCCGAAAAGGCAATCGCAGCCGCAAATCAGCGGCTCGCGGACATCGCTGCAGGTAAGTCAACCATCCCTGAAATATACGACAGATGA
- the pyrF gene encoding orotidine-5'-phosphate decarboxylase yields MSAFTDKLHSAASTNRSLVCVGLDVDPALMPPALARNSDMRAFNRAIVDATKDLVCAYKPNIAFYEALGIEGLQLLHDTIAHIRETAPDVVLLCDAKRGDIGSTSVKYAGAMFDYWGFDAVTVNGYMGGESLAPFLDYADKGVFVLCRTSNQGAREFQDIIVSVNADSSESDVAPAYGQEMPLYEWVAARASEWNANGNIGLVLGATSPDQIGVIRRRCPGMPILIPGIGAQGGELEASVKNGIDRDNGGRSVPPNILINSARGIIYADRSSGEFADGARTAAMRLRDAINDVLANEGVSW; encoded by the coding sequence TTGAGCGCATTCACCGACAAACTACATAGCGCAGCGAGCACGAATCGCAGTCTAGTGTGCGTGGGCTTGGATGTCGATCCCGCGCTGATGCCGCCCGCGCTGGCAAGAAATAGCGATATGCGGGCGTTCAACCGCGCCATCGTGGACGCGACGAAGGACCTGGTCTGCGCGTACAAGCCTAACATCGCCTTCTACGAGGCGCTCGGCATCGAAGGCTTGCAATTGCTGCACGACACGATAGCGCACATCCGCGAGACCGCGCCGGATGTCGTGCTGCTCTGCGATGCCAAGCGCGGCGACATTGGTTCGACCAGCGTCAAGTACGCCGGGGCGATGTTCGATTACTGGGGCTTCGACGCCGTTACCGTGAACGGATATATGGGTGGAGAATCGCTCGCACCATTCTTGGACTACGCGGACAAGGGCGTTTTTGTCTTGTGCCGCACATCAAATCAGGGCGCGCGCGAGTTCCAGGATATTATTGTGTCCGTCAATGCAGACAGTTCAGAAAGCGACGTCGCACCAGCCTACGGTCAAGAAATGCCGCTCTACGAGTGGGTTGCCGCGCGCGCATCCGAATGGAACGCCAACGGCAATATCGGTTTGGTCTTAGGTGCCACATCCCCGGATCAGATTGGCGTAATCAGACGACGCTGCCCCGGAATGCCGATACTCATACCCGGCATCGGAGCGCAAGGCGGCGAACTCGAAGCGTCCGTGAAGAACGGCATAGACCGCGATAACGGCGGCCGCAGCGTACCGCCCAACATCCTGATAAACTCCGCGCGCGGCATAATCTACGCCGACCGCAGCTCCGGCGAATTCGCGGACGGCGCGCGCACTGCGGCAATGCGCCTGCGAGACGCCATCAACGATGTTCTCGCAAACGAGGGCGTATCGTGGTAA
- a CDS encoding HEPN domain-containing protein: MRNERYSYVSFVAQQVAEKTLKALAYHRGDSDVFGHTRIALAISLEESYHELSRFREIVESLESYYMYEDAEYALYNAEQICNFERSIIPS; the protein is encoded by the coding sequence ATGAGGAACGAGCGATACAGCTATGTATCCTTCGTAGCGCAACAGGTTGCGGAGAAAACCTTGAAGGCGCTTGCCTACCATCGCGGCGACAGCGATGTCTTTGGACACACACGGATAGCATTAGCGATCAGCCTTGAAGAGTCATACCACGAGCTTTCTAGGTTTCGTGAAATTGTGGAATCCTTGGAATCATACTATATGTACGAAGACGCGGAATATGCCCTGTATAATGCAGAGCAGATTTGTAATTTCGAGCGAAGCATCATCCCTTCGTGA
- the gap gene encoding type I glyceraldehyde-3-phosphate dehydrogenase, translating into MTTRVGINGFGRIGRQALRAIMERHADTLEVVVVNDRTDFETNAHLFKYDSTYGIYPSDVQALDGSIVIGDMSIQAFSEADPADLRWGDAGVDIVIECTGVFTDADNSAKHLASGAKKVIISAPASNDDITLVLGVNERRYDPDKHNIVSNASCTTNCIAPMAKTLNDNFGVQQGLMTTIHAYTNDQRLLDGGHSDLRRARAGAVNIIPTSTGAARAVGVVLPELDGKLNGMAMRVPTPTGSVTDFVATLERPASADEVNAAFQAAAASELNGILEYSEAPLVSSDIIRNPHSCVLDALSTMTVGENMVKVVGWYDNEWGYSCRTADLAAYIASRGL; encoded by the coding sequence ATGACAACTCGCGTGGGCATCAACGGGTTCGGGCGCATCGGCAGGCAGGCGCTCCGCGCTATTATGGAACGCCATGCCGACACGCTAGAGGTCGTCGTCGTCAACGACAGGACCGACTTCGAGACCAACGCGCACCTGTTCAAGTACGACTCCACATACGGGATATATCCATCTGATGTGCAGGCGCTCGACGGATCGATTGTCATAGGCGACATGTCTATACAGGCATTCTCCGAAGCCGACCCCGCCGACCTGCGCTGGGGCGACGCTGGTGTGGACATCGTTATCGAGTGCACCGGCGTATTCACGGACGCGGACAACTCCGCGAAGCACCTGGCGTCCGGCGCGAAGAAGGTCATTATATCGGCGCCGGCGAGCAATGACGACATCACCCTTGTTTTGGGCGTCAACGAGCGCCGCTACGATCCGGACAAGCACAACATCGTGTCCAACGCATCCTGCACCACGAACTGCATCGCGCCGATGGCGAAGACGCTGAACGACAATTTCGGCGTGCAGCAAGGGCTGATGACGACCATCCACGCATACACGAACGACCAGCGCCTGCTGGACGGCGGACACTCGGATTTGAGGCGCGCGCGTGCCGGTGCGGTCAACATCATCCCCACATCGACCGGCGCGGCGAGGGCTGTCGGCGTCGTGCTGCCCGAACTCGACGGCAAGCTGAACGGCATGGCGATGCGCGTACCCACGCCCACCGGCTCGGTCACGGACTTCGTCGCCACGCTGGAACGGCCCGCGTCCGCGGACGAAGTAAACGCCGCATTCCAAGCCGCCGCCGCAAGCGAACTAAACGGCATCCTGGAATACAGCGAAGCGCCGCTAGTCAGCAGCGACATCATCAGGAACCCGCACAGCTGCGTCCTGGATGCGCTCTCCACGATGACCGTCGGCGAGAACATGGTCAAGGTAGTCGGCTGGTACGACAACGAATGGGGCTACAGCTGCCGCACCGCTGACCTCGCCGCATATATTGCAAGCAGGGGACTATAA
- a CDS encoding phosphopyruvate hydratase has product MTKATGTTISDVKAREVLDSRGNPTVEVDVALSDGTVGRALVPSGASTGANEALELRDGDGERYRGRGVLAPIANIDKHIKPAVLGMSTSEQDALDNALIELDGTPNKSRLGANAILGVSMAAARAAAQSAGKPLYAHLGGDGACLLPVPMLNIINGGAHAAGSTDFQEFMVVPAGFDTFREALRAGVEIYHALAGILGSRGLSTSVGDEGGFAPPLGDNQAAVDLIIEAIEHANYRPGEQCLIALDVAASELSKNAYPADRLIAIYGDWVGKYPIVSIEDGISEDDWEDWRTLTDAIGGSVQLVGDDLFTTNTELVGKGIEMGAGNAVLIKLNQIGTVTETLNAVKMTQDAGWGVVISHRSGETEDTTIADLAVGVGAGQIKTGAPARGERTAKYNRLLRIEEELGGRARFAGRQVFERFLRGK; this is encoded by the coding sequence ATGACAAAAGCAACCGGGACGACAATATCAGATGTGAAGGCGAGGGAAGTGCTGGATTCGCGGGGCAACCCGACCGTAGAGGTCGATGTCGCGCTGTCCGATGGCACCGTTGGGCGCGCGCTCGTACCGTCCGGCGCGAGCACCGGCGCGAACGAAGCGCTCGAACTGCGCGACGGCGATGGCGAGCGATACAGAGGACGCGGCGTTCTCGCGCCTATTGCGAACATCGACAAGCACATCAAGCCGGCAGTGCTGGGAATGTCCACGTCCGAGCAAGACGCGCTGGATAATGCGCTAATCGAACTCGACGGCACGCCGAACAAGTCGCGGCTTGGCGCGAACGCGATTCTGGGCGTATCGATGGCGGCGGCGCGCGCGGCGGCTCAGAGCGCGGGTAAACCCTTGTATGCGCATCTCGGCGGCGATGGCGCGTGCCTGCTGCCAGTCCCGATGCTCAACATCATCAACGGCGGCGCGCACGCTGCGGGTTCAACCGACTTCCAAGAGTTCATGGTAGTGCCGGCGGGATTCGACACATTTCGCGAGGCGCTGCGCGCGGGCGTGGAGATATATCACGCGCTTGCGGGCATACTGGGTTCGCGCGGATTGAGCACTAGCGTCGGCGACGAAGGCGGATTCGCGCCGCCGCTCGGCGACAACCAAGCCGCCGTCGATCTGATAATTGAGGCGATAGAGCACGCAAACTACCGCCCCGGCGAGCAGTGCCTCATCGCGCTCGATGTTGCCGCGTCCGAGCTGAGCAAGAACGCCTACCCCGCGGATAGGCTCATCGCCATCTACGGCGACTGGGTTGGCAAGTACCCGATAGTCAGCATCGAAGACGGCATATCCGAAGACGACTGGGAGGACTGGCGCACGCTGACAGACGCGATTGGCGGCAGTGTGCAGCTCGTAGGCGATGACTTGTTCACCACAAACACGGAGCTCGTAGGCAAGGGCATCGAGATGGGCGCGGGCAACGCAGTGCTAATCAAGCTCAACCAGATTGGCACGGTAACCGAAACGCTGAACGCTGTCAAAATGACGCAAGATGCCGGCTGGGGCGTGGTGATAAGCCACCGCAGCGGCGAGACCGAAGACACCACGATAGCCGACCTTGCTGTCGGCGTAGGCGCAGGGCAAATCAAAACCGGAGCCCCCGCCCGCGGCGAACGCACCGCCAAATATAACCGCCTACTACGCATCGAGGAAGAACTTGGCGGCAGGGCGCGGTTCGCAGGGCGGCAGGTGTTTGAGCGTTTTTTGAGGGGCAAGTAA
- a CDS encoding nucleotidyltransferase domain-containing protein translates to MQARAEIPTLDTIRDALTPALEASGAQRAIVFGSYARGDADEYSALT, encoded by the coding sequence ATGCAGGCTCGTGCAGAAATACCGACGCTGGACACCATACGGGACGCGCTCACGCCCGCGCTCGAAGCAAGCGGTGCGCAGCGTGCAATCGTGTTCGGCTCTTATGCGCGCGGCGACGCAGACGAGTACAGCGCCTTGACCTGA
- a CDS encoding maleylpyruvate isomerase family mycothiol-dependent enzyme: MSDVQQVKERIQLVRDLSNEMAAYLHTLPDNIWRDPDVYASACPGWKIADVITHLILGANVFGLSITNAVRGSVEPPMGWNPPSSPEQGLDRLVDTRNAIHEDLFYDFNASCKRFNTLLLDLDESSYALPTWHPYFVISVDRLIDIRASELAIHSWDIRYPIDRNANLSARAKTFLLEFVRRWLRTGFQASAPLDTPIRYRFDLTDAEGGYDITITGDRFRHTPLDDDSPADVTFTCDTDTYILFCYSRLQLRRSVRRGRIALSGDETLAAQFADRFQGV, from the coding sequence ATGAGCGATGTACAGCAAGTGAAAGAGCGCATCCAACTCGTGCGCGACCTGTCAAACGAGATGGCAGCGTATCTGCACACTCTGCCCGACAATATCTGGCGCGACCCGGATGTGTATGCCAGCGCCTGTCCCGGTTGGAAGATTGCCGATGTCATCACGCACCTCATCCTTGGCGCGAATGTGTTCGGGTTGAGCATTACGAACGCTGTGAGGGGCAGCGTGGAGCCGCCGATGGGCTGGAATCCTCCATCAAGCCCGGAGCAGGGACTCGATCGGCTGGTGGACACGCGCAACGCCATCCACGAAGACCTGTTTTACGACTTCAACGCCAGCTGCAAGCGGTTCAACACGCTGCTGCTAGACCTCGACGAATCGTCTTATGCGCTGCCCACTTGGCATCCGTATTTCGTCATCAGCGTGGACAGGCTCATCGACATTCGCGCATCCGAGCTTGCGATACACTCGTGGGACATCCGCTACCCGATCGACCGCAATGCCAATCTCAGCGCGCGCGCCAAGACGTTCTTGCTGGAGTTCGTGCGGCGCTGGCTGCGCACGGGCTTTCAGGCAAGCGCTCCGCTAGACACGCCGATACGCTACCGCTTCGACTTGACGGACGCTGAGGGTGGTTACGACATCACCATCACCGGCGACCGCTTCCGCCATACGCCACTAGACGACGACTCGCCTGCCGATGTTACCTTCACCTGCGACACCGACACCTACATCCTGTTCTGCTACAGCCGTCTGCAACTGCGCCGCTCCGTCAGACGCGGCAGAATAGCCCTATCCGGCGACGAAACCCTAGCCGCCCAATTCGCAGACCGATTTCAAGGCGTGTAA
- a CDS encoding endonuclease, whose protein sequence is MEKESLLTERLQEIFERLLARYGGQRWWPADTPFEVMVGAVLTQATSWANVELAIARLKDAGALSPSAIRDMDAAELAALIYSSGFYNIKARRLKALVKFIGDAYGDSIDAMRAADCDTLRRELLAVSGIGEETADAILLYALDKPVFVVDAYSRRLTERLGIAPQSQSYGAHQRLFTDNLPHDRALFANNLPQDTALFVEYHALIVEHGKQACRKTPVCASCCLVDVCATGMERNSRE, encoded by the coding sequence GTGGAGAAAGAATCACTTTTGACTGAAAGGCTACAAGAAATCTTTGAGCGCCTGCTGGCGCGCTACGGCGGGCAGCGCTGGTGGCCTGCCGACACGCCGTTTGAGGTGATGGTAGGAGCAGTGCTGACGCAGGCGACTTCGTGGGCGAATGTGGAATTGGCTATCGCGCGGTTGAAGGACGCCGGCGCGCTCTCGCCTTCTGCGATTCGCGATATGGACGCGGCAGAACTCGCGGCGCTCATATATTCAAGCGGTTTTTATAACATCAAGGCACGGCGGTTGAAAGCACTGGTAAAGTTCATCGGCGACGCTTACGGCGATAGCATAGACGCGATGCGCGCGGCGGATTGCGACACATTACGGCGCGAACTGCTTGCCGTCAGCGGCATCGGCGAAGAGACTGCTGACGCGATACTGCTGTATGCGCTGGACAAGCCGGTGTTCGTGGTTGACGCGTACTCGCGCCGGCTGACTGAACGGCTTGGAATCGCGCCTCAATCGCAGTCTTACGGCGCGCATCAGCGGCTGTTCACCGACAACCTGCCACACGACCGCGCGCTGTTCGCCAACAATTTACCACAAGATACTGCGCTGTTCGTGGAGTATCATGCGCTCATCGTGGAACACGGCAAGCAAGCGTGCCGCAAGACGCCCGTGTGTGCGAGCTGTTGTCTCGTCGATGTGTGTGCGACCGGGATGGAGCGGAATAGCAGGGAGTAA
- a CDS encoding cyclic nucleotide-binding domain-containing protein — protein sequence MFSRFRRTERGGHVPSVVILGGGYGGVHAAIELQRAAKRGEIELTLISRDNFFLFQPMLAEVISGAISPLNVVSPVRRIVPYANVHQAEIEFVDTDERTVAIRYPGHARLTYVKYDHLIFAIGSATDLSQFHGVEEHALPFKTLGDAIRLRNHLISMLEAADVEEDPFEKHCILTFVIAGGGYTGVEVTSEINEFLRVASKSYRNVDPDEFRVILLHRSGRILPELGERLANLSHRLLEKRGIYIRLHTSLVGATGASALLANDVYIPTKTLVATIGASPNPILSDLTCELERGRLVVDDTLAVQGGENLWAVGDCALVPDALRGGFCPPTAQFALRQAKQAAQNVLASIRGMPTKTFRYKSRGVFVPLGGFAAACQSFGVEMSGFIAWWLYRTFYLLQLPRIERRLRVVTDWTMDLIFPPDIVKVDIDRPHGTSRQHYEAGEYIYSRGDIAQDFYVIISGEVEVLHEQDGNETQVAELGVGEYFGEMSLLRNAPRSSSVRANTRVELLVMTGEDFLALASSSLLFGDMLREVVRERSDSNVARMQDLSADGTQDGSQDKPPEMSDEAK from the coding sequence ATGTTTTCACGGTTTCGGCGCACTGAGCGTGGTGGGCATGTTCCATCCGTAGTCATTTTGGGCGGCGGGTATGGCGGCGTGCATGCGGCTATCGAGTTGCAGCGCGCGGCGAAGCGTGGCGAGATTGAGTTGACGCTAATCAGCAGGGACAACTTCTTCCTATTCCAGCCGATGCTCGCAGAGGTCATTTCCGGCGCGATAAGCCCGCTCAATGTGGTCAGCCCGGTGCGCCGCATCGTCCCGTACGCGAATGTGCATCAGGCGGAAATAGAGTTCGTAGATACGGATGAGCGCACGGTCGCCATTCGATACCCCGGACACGCGCGGCTCACATATGTCAAGTACGACCACCTGATATTCGCCATAGGCAGCGCGACCGATCTATCGCAGTTTCACGGCGTGGAAGAGCACGCGCTACCATTCAAGACGTTGGGCGATGCGATACGCTTACGCAATCACCTGATTAGCATGCTGGAAGCCGCCGATGTGGAAGAAGACCCGTTTGAAAAGCATTGCATACTGACATTCGTCATCGCGGGCGGCGGGTACACCGGCGTTGAGGTTACATCGGAAATCAACGAATTCCTGCGCGTGGCGAGCAAAAGCTACCGCAACGTCGATCCCGATGAATTTCGCGTTATCCTGCTGCATCGCTCCGGGCGCATCCTGCCCGAACTAGGCGAAAGGCTGGCGAACCTGAGCCACAGGCTGCTGGAAAAACGCGGCATCTACATTCGCCTGCATACGAGTCTGGTCGGCGCGACGGGCGCATCCGCGCTGCTCGCGAACGACGTGTACATCCCCACCAAGACACTCGTCGCGACCATCGGCGCATCGCCCAACCCTATCCTGTCCGACCTGACATGCGAGCTGGAGCGCGGGCGGCTCGTCGTGGACGATACGCTTGCCGTGCAAGGCGGCGAGAACCTTTGGGCGGTGGGCGATTGCGCGCTAGTGCCGGATGCGCTGCGCGGCGGATTTTGCCCACCGACGGCGCAATTCGCGCTGCGGCAGGCGAAACAAGCCGCGCAAAATGTGCTTGCCAGCATTCGCGGTATGCCAACGAAGACATTCCGATACAAGAGCCGCGGCGTGTTCGTGCCGCTGGGCGGATTCGCGGCGGCGTGCCAATCGTTCGGAGTCGAGATGTCAGGCTTTATCGCGTGGTGGCTGTATCGCACGTTCTACCTGCTGCAACTGCCGCGCATCGAGCGCCGACTGCGCGTGGTAACGGACTGGACGATGGACCTGATATTCCCGCCGGACATTGTGAAGGTGGACATCGACCGACCGCACGGCACATCGCGGCAGCACTACGAGGCGGGTGAGTACATATACAGCAGGGGCGACATCGCGCAGGACTTCTATGTGATAATCTCCGGCGAGGTGGAAGTGCTGCACGAACAGGACGGTAATGAAACGCAGGTGGCAGAGCTGGGCGTGGGAGAATACTTCGGCGAGATGTCGCTGCTGAGAAACGCTCCACGCTCGTCGTCCGTCAGAGCCAACACACGCGTGGAACTGCTGGTTATGACCGGCGAAGACTTCCTCGCGCTCGCTTCATCGTCGTTGCTGTTCGGCGATATGCTGCGCGAAGTCGTCCGAGAGCGCAGCGACAGCAACGTGGCGCGCATGCAGGACTTGTCAGCTGACGGTACGCAGGATGGATCGCAGGACAAGCCGCCTGAAATGTCGGACGAGGCAAAGTGA
- a CDS encoding DUF885 domain-containing protein, which translates to MSEIYDIANDYVERYAALNPFSATSIGVPGYDDKMADFSPQGADANADLKRRTIAALQAAAVEGERDRIAKEAMLDDLRTDLDTHDAGEHLRSLRVLGSPFQSIRMIFDLMPRDTEEHWRNIAARMALVPQGLSSYRQSLAEGMRLSSTSSRRQAEGCAQQARVWSGEGGNNGAKTFFHELIDAFDAAGVASDALRGDLAAGADAAASAYADFGRFLTDEYLHAASSQDGVGEERYALASRAFNGVELDFAETYAWGWEQLRWVESEMAKTAERILPGAGVEAAKELLETDPDRAIEGVDAFQRWMQELQDTTIAELNGTHFDIPEPVKRIEAMIAPPGGALAMYYTAPSEDFSRPGRTWYPTGGKTRFPLWGEASIAYHEGVPGHHFERGIAKYLTSELSRFQTAMGGTSGYIEGWALYAERLMAELGYLRNPDYYLGMLRAQALRSVRVIIDIGMHLGYAIPADADFHPGEAWSPELGLEFIRQRSHFPPDFVASEVDRYLGMPAQAISYKVGEREWLDARDDAKQRKGANFDLKEFHTRALNLGPMGLAQMRREMARV; encoded by the coding sequence ATGTCCGAAATCTACGACATCGCGAACGACTATGTGGAGCGATACGCCGCGCTCAATCCGTTCAGCGCGACATCCATCGGTGTACCGGGATACGACGACAAGATGGCAGACTTCTCGCCGCAGGGCGCGGATGCCAATGCCGACCTGAAACGCCGGACCATCGCCGCGCTGCAAGCCGCCGCCGTCGAAGGCGAGCGCGACCGCATCGCCAAAGAAGCGATGCTCGACGACCTGCGGACCGACTTGGACACGCACGACGCCGGCGAACACCTGCGCAGCCTGCGCGTGCTGGGCAGCCCGTTCCAGAGCATCCGCATGATATTCGACCTGATGCCGCGCGACACCGAAGAGCATTGGCGCAACATCGCCGCGCGCATGGCGCTCGTCCCGCAAGGTTTGTCGAGCTACCGCCAAAGCCTTGCTGAAGGCATGCGCCTATCGTCCACGAGCAGCCGTCGCCAAGCCGAAGGCTGCGCTCAACAAGCGCGCGTCTGGTCGGGTGAAGGCGGTAATAACGGCGCGAAGACCTTCTTCCATGAACTCATCGACGCGTTCGACGCAGCTGGCGTTGCATCGGACGCGCTGCGAGGCGATCTCGCGGCAGGCGCAGATGCAGCCGCGAGCGCATACGCCGATTTCGGGCGCTTCCTGACCGACGAATATCTGCATGCGGCATCATCGCAGGACGGCGTGGGCGAAGAGCGTTACGCGCTGGCGTCGCGCGCGTTCAACGGCGTGGAATTGGACTTCGCCGAGACATACGCTTGGGGCTGGGAGCAGCTGCGGTGGGTCGAAAGCGAGATGGCAAAGACCGCAGAGCGCATCCTGCCCGGCGCCGGCGTGGAAGCGGCTAAAGAATTGCTGGAGACCGACCCCGACCGCGCCATCGAAGGCGTGGACGCTTTCCAAAGGTGGATGCAAGAATTGCAGGACACCACTATCGCCGAGCTGAACGGCACGCACTTCGACATCCCTGAGCCCGTGAAGCGTATTGAGGCGATGATTGCGCCACCCGGCGGCGCGCTCGCGATGTACTACACCGCTCCGTCTGAAGACTTCAGCCGACCCGGGCGGACATGGTATCCGACCGGCGGCAAGACGCGATTTCCGCTTTGGGGCGAGGCGTCCATCGCGTACCACGAGGGCGTGCCCGGACATCACTTCGAGCGAGGCATCGCCAAATATCTGACCAGCGAGCTGTCACGCTTCCAGACGGCGATGGGTGGCACATCCGGCTACATCGAGGGCTGGGCGCTGTACGCCGAACGGCTGATGGCAGAACTCGGCTATCTGAGAAACCCGGACTACTATCTCGGCATGCTGCGCGCGCAAGCGCTCCGCAGCGTGCGCGTGATAATAGACATCGGCATGCACTTAGGCTATGCCATACCGGCGGACGCGGATTTCCATCCCGGCGAGGCGTGGTCGCCTGAGCTTGGATTGGAGTTCATCCGGCAGCGCAGCCACTTCCCACCCGACTTCGTGGCAAGCGAAGTTGATCGCTACCTAGGCATGCCCGCGCAGGCAATATCGTACAAAGTCGGCGAGCGCGAATGGCTAGACGCCCGCGACGACGCCAAGCAGCGAAAAGGCGCTAACTTCGACCTGAAAGAGTTCCACACTCGCGCGCTGAACCTCGGACCAATGGGCCTAGCCCAGATGCGCCGCGAAATGGCACGGGTGTAG
- a CDS encoding HIT domain-containing protein, with protein sequence MMDTPFELPKMTPCVFCELIAGRFDKGLVEETELTLTIVNIRQYEVGQVFVIPRRHAPTILDLTDDELHAIMRAVRRVSVAMVKTYSPDGITLYNNNGVASMQEVPHFHMHVVPRRKSSLWGDGPLHLAALERRSADILDKVQIDIKREREIAEEIRAQL encoded by the coding sequence ATGATGGATACACCTTTTGAATTGCCCAAGATGACGCCTTGCGTGTTCTGCGAACTGATAGCGGGGCGGTTTGACAAGGGGCTTGTGGAAGAGACCGAATTGACGCTCACAATCGTCAACATACGGCAGTATGAAGTGGGGCAAGTATTTGTCATTCCGCGCAGACACGCGCCGACTATACTTGACCTGACCGACGATGAACTGCATGCGATAATGCGTGCCGTGCGTAGAGTGTCCGTCGCGATGGTCAAGACATACTCGCCGGACGGCATTACGCTGTACAATAACAACGGCGTCGCCAGCATGCAGGAAGTCCCGCACTTCCACATGCATGTCGTGCCGCGCCGCAAGAGCAGTCTTTGGGGCGACGGTCCCTTGCACCTCGCCGCGCTTGAACGACGGTCGGCTGATATACTGGACAAGGTGCAGATTGATATTAAGCGAGAGCGCGAAATCGCTGAAGAGATAAGGGCGCAACTATGA
- a CDS encoding pyridoxamine 5'-phosphate oxidase family protein, translating into MATAYSLITDEQAAMIRGAPVFFVGSADFDGGKDGDIDAVNVSPKGGVPLHIISPNRVAYLDYVGSGNETARHSDAGSPVTVMVCSFEEDNAGIIRLYGRARTMPIEDSPLADLLLGYAADDIALPMRQVIDIQVEKTSTSCGYGVPVMSFERERTIGDRGRLYKGERVPQRA; encoded by the coding sequence ATGGCAACGGCATATTCGCTCATAACGGACGAACAGGCGGCGATGATTCGCGGCGCGCCCGTGTTCTTCGTGGGATCCGCGGACTTCGACGGCGGCAAGGATGGCGATATTGATGCGGTGAATGTATCGCCGAAGGGCGGCGTTCCGCTGCACATCATCAGCCCGAACCGTGTGGCGTATCTTGACTATGTTGGCAGCGGCAACGAGACGGCGCGGCATTCGGACGCGGGCAGCCCTGTTACCGTGATGGTCTGCTCCTTTGAGGAAGATAATGCGGGCATAATTCGGCTGTACGGTCGCGCGCGCACTATGCCAATCGAAGATTCGCCGCTGGCCGATTTGCTGCTCGGATATGCCGCAGACGACATCGCTTTACCCATGCGCCAAGTGATAGACATTCAGGTGGAGAAGACCAGCACGAGCTGTGGCTACGGTGTGCCGGTGATGTCATTCGAGCGAGAGCGCACGATTGGGGACAGGGGTAGGCTGTATAAAGGCGAGCGTGTGCCGCAGCGCGCGTAA